The following coding sequences lie in one Montipora foliosa isolate CH-2021 chromosome 11, ASM3666993v2, whole genome shotgun sequence genomic window:
- the LOC137975455 gene encoding alpha-N-acetyl-neuraminyl-2,3-beta-galactosyl-1,3-N-acetyl-galactosaminide alpha-2,6-sialyltransferase-like yields the protein MPSDFPLYYAGLADEDMLDEYLVGRRQLDHGQSSTMDVRRFLNVKYHQASVGKIKKAAAAGTIAVLFIIVLMSTIGSTRTENLPLKMPISAAKTDSETKVEDIDEKQHRSLAQTTSPDIPFELSIKCNACALVSSSGMLLGSNAGSQIDSADCVFRFNSAPTLGFEKDVGGRTTMRVLSVTGFESLIRGTWQRTLDSFENLDYMILLGPGKLLCKNCTLSKLYQRFSRYLGNTKLLKVTKESYELVKQESINLGFNYARQGFPVSTRFYTLNLARHVCAQIRIFGMELENPCDSSRSVPLFYWDPDSWQRRCPSQKQSVQEQFKQGVKRLQMERRIFRSWAQRYHMEFFYPSQNLT from the exons ATGCCGTCCGATTTCCCACTTTATTACG CGGGCTTGGCAGACGAAGACATGCTAGATGAGTACCTTGTGGGTAGACGCCAGCTTGATCACGGACAAAGTTCAACTATGGACGTACGAAG ATTTCTCAACGTCAAGTATCACCAGGCATCGGTTGGAAAGATAAAGAAGGCAGCCGCTGCTGGGACAATAGCTGTCTTATTCATCATTGTTTTAATGTCCACCATTGGCTCAACACGAACAGAAAATCTCCCTTTGAAAATGCCAATTTCAGCCGCAAAAACAGATTCGGAAACTAAAGTGGAAGACATTGATGAAAAACAACATCGTTCACTCGCGCAGACCACGAGCCCGGACATACCTTTCGAGTTATCAATTAAATGTAATGCATGCGCGTTGGTGAGTTCCTCTGGAATGCTGCTGGGTAGCAACGCGGGCTCACAGATTGATTCTGCGGATTGCGTCTTTCGATTCAATTCGGCGCCGACGCTTGGTTTTGAAAAAGACGTTGGAGGCAGAACGACAATGCGTGTTCTTTCAGTAACGGGATTCGAGTCTTTGATTAGAGGCACTTGGCAGCGCACATTGGATTCCTTTGAAAATCTCGATTATATGATACTTCTTGGGCCTGGAAAATTGCTATGTAAGAATTGTACTCTTTCCAAACTTTATCAGCGGTTTTCTCGATACCTTGGAAACACGAAGCTGCTGAAAGTCACAAAAGAAAGTTATGAGTTGGTGAAACAGGAGTCCATTAATCTTGGCTTCAATTATGCAAG ACAGGGTTTTCCCGTCTCTACAAGGTTTTACACGCTAAATCTTGCACGCCACGTTTGTGCTCAAATCAGAATATTTGGAATGGAATTGGAAAATCCTTGTGACAG TTCGCGTTCTGTTCCTCTCTTTTACTGGGATCCAGACTCCTGGCAGCGGCGATGTCCGAGTCAGAAGCAAAGTGTTCAAGAGCAATTTAAACAAGGTGTTAAAAGATTACAGATGGAGAGAAGAATCTTTCGATCCTGGGCCCAGAGATATCACATGGAGTTCTTTTATCCATCACAAAATTTGACATGA